In Bartonella machadoae, a single genomic region encodes these proteins:
- a CDS encoding replicative DNA helicase, producing the protein MGKVNLVECRAQENQRDNMLSSFREVPHNLEAEQALLGAILINNDALDCVSDFLKAEHFFEPLHQKIFEIASQMIHKGKLANPVTMKPFLPAEEKIGDITVFHYVVRLAKEAITIINAQDYGRIIYDLFLRRCLINLGNEIVNKAFDAPVELSPSQQIEMIEQQLFELAEKGKYGGGFENFAGALTKALTMASAAKARSSRLSGIATHIKNLDEKMGGLQKSDLIIIAGRPGMGKTSLATNIAFNIANAYKRDDQTQEQDNGGGIVGFFSLEMSSEQLATRIISEQTEVSSSDIRRGNLSEQQFTKLIHMTRSLQKAPLYIDQTGGLSVAQLAARARRLKRQHGLDVLIIDYIQLVTGHTKRSSDSRVQEMTAITMALKALAKELNIPIIALSQLSRQVENRTDKRPQLSDLRESGSIEQDADIVLFVYREEYYLKNEQPKEGSVESVKWQEKMDQVRGQAEVIIAKQRHGPTGTVPLAFQADFTRFSDL; encoded by the coding sequence ATGGGAAAAGTCAACCTCGTAGAATGCCGTGCACAAGAAAATCAAAGGGATAACATGCTCTCTTCATTTCGAGAGGTCCCACACAATCTTGAAGCGGAACAAGCCTTGCTCGGGGCAATTCTCATAAACAATGATGCGCTTGATTGCGTTTCGGACTTTCTTAAAGCAGAGCATTTTTTTGAACCCTTGCATCAAAAGATCTTTGAGATTGCCTCACAGATGATCCATAAGGGAAAACTTGCCAATCCCGTGACCATGAAACCCTTTCTTCCAGCAGAAGAAAAAATTGGTGATATCACTGTCTTTCATTACGTTGTACGTCTCGCTAAAGAAGCGATCACCATCATTAATGCACAAGATTACGGGCGGATTATTTATGATCTTTTCCTGCGACGCTGTTTGATTAATCTTGGCAATGAAATTGTTAATAAAGCCTTTGATGCTCCTGTAGAATTGAGTCCCTCACAACAGATTGAAATGATCGAGCAGCAGTTGTTTGAATTAGCAGAAAAAGGAAAATATGGCGGTGGATTTGAAAATTTTGCAGGCGCTCTCACAAAGGCGCTTACCATGGCAAGTGCTGCTAAAGCGCGTTCCTCAAGGCTTTCAGGAATCGCAACCCATATCAAAAACCTTGATGAGAAAATGGGAGGGTTACAAAAATCTGATCTCATTATCATCGCTGGTCGCCCCGGTATGGGGAAAACCTCTCTTGCAACCAACATTGCCTTTAATATTGCCAATGCTTACAAGCGTGATGACCAAACACAAGAACAAGACAATGGGGGAGGCATTGTTGGATTCTTCTCCCTAGAAATGTCCTCAGAGCAGCTAGCAACCCGTATCATTTCTGAGCAAACGGAGGTCTCTTCTTCTGATATTAGGCGGGGCAATCTCTCAGAACAGCAATTTACTAAACTCATCCACATGACACGTTCTCTGCAAAAAGCCCCGCTTTATATCGACCAAACGGGTGGTCTGTCTGTTGCTCAATTGGCAGCGCGTGCAAGGCGCCTCAAACGGCAACATGGTTTAGATGTGTTGATTATTGATTATATCCAGCTCGTGACGGGTCATACAAAGCGTTCCTCAGACAGCCGTGTGCAAGAAATGACAGCTATTACCATGGCTCTTAAAGCGCTAGCAAAAGAACTAAATATTCCTATCATTGCTCTTTCACAGCTTTCACGGCAAGTTGAAAACCGCACCGATAAACGGCCACAACTTTCTGATTTACGTGAATCCGGTTCGATTGAACAAGATGCTGATATTGTTTTGTTTGTCTATCGTGAAGAATATTACTTAAAAAATGAACAGCCAAAGGAAGGCAGCGTTGAATCTGTTAAATGGCAAGAGAAGATGGATCAGGTGAGGGGGCAGGCGGAGGTGATTATCGCCAAACAACGCCATGGTCCCACAGGCACTGTTCCTCTTGCTTTCCAAGCTGATTTTACACGTTTTAGTGATCTATGA
- a CDS encoding YfjI family protein produces the protein MKKHSLDNNENSSVKNTDNDNTPVSLKEHPCLQAIPYEQALQQMGWGELKPINKALLPVEPFHAKQVPLVLGRYIYDIADRQQSPIDFVAVSAICALASVIGNGVRIAPRQFDNWYIVPNLWGMIIGEPSARKTPAMQAALSPLYSLQNEWHKNCQQKNKQAKVKEAFETLRKKEVNKKAAKAFKKGDYDATRAFLEEMIENEEESNQNDTKRRLLVNDATVEKLGELLKENPHGLLLVRDELSGFLENLNRKEYQTDRGFYLQSFNGDIPYTHDRIGRGTIHVENATVSMIGGIQPSRIIPIVQAIKRGINDDGLLQRFQIIVWPDNNKECKWIDRAPLQDAYKDYEEVFRSFRDKPLGSPEQPRVIHFSPEAQEAFREWWENLHKEVREDNLSETLQSYLLKMPKTIASLALIFELVDGNRFEVSYPYLFMALHWSKYLLSHAKRLYAADDSLTIEHANLLVERCEYLPSVFTARDILQRNWTRLKDKEAIKKALELLCRCNYLREICEDKAQKGGRPTIRYEWHPLVKNQRTQQ, from the coding sequence ATGAAAAAACATAGTCTTGATAATAATGAAAATAGCTCTGTAAAGAATACTGATAATGATAACACCCCTGTCTCTTTAAAGGAGCATCCCTGTTTACAAGCCATTCCTTATGAACAGGCTTTGCAACAAATGGGCTGGGGTGAATTAAAACCAATCAACAAAGCGCTTTTACCGGTTGAACCTTTTCACGCTAAACAAGTTCCATTGGTATTGGGAAGGTATATTTATGATATTGCTGACCGTCAACAATCGCCTATCGATTTTGTGGCTGTCTCTGCTATCTGTGCTTTAGCCTCTGTGATTGGCAATGGGGTTCGTATCGCGCCAAGACAGTTTGATAATTGGTACATTGTTCCTAATCTATGGGGGATGATTATTGGAGAACCTTCTGCACGAAAAACACCTGCTATGCAAGCCGCTCTCTCACCGCTCTATAGCTTACAAAATGAATGGCATAAAAATTGTCAACAAAAGAATAAACAAGCAAAAGTGAAGGAAGCTTTTGAGACCTTGCGTAAAAAAGAAGTAAATAAAAAAGCAGCAAAGGCTTTTAAAAAGGGTGATTATGACGCAACCCGTGCCTTTTTAGAAGAAATGATTGAGAATGAGGAAGAAAGTAATCAGAACGATACAAAGCGGCGTCTTCTTGTCAATGATGCAACGGTTGAAAAGCTTGGAGAATTACTCAAAGAAAACCCGCATGGATTATTGTTAGTCCGTGATGAACTTTCTGGTTTTTTAGAAAATCTAAATCGTAAGGAATATCAAACAGACCGTGGTTTTTATTTGCAATCTTTCAATGGTGATATACCCTATACCCATGACCGTATTGGGCGTGGTACAATCCATGTTGAAAATGCAACGGTTTCTATGATTGGGGGCATTCAACCTTCTCGGATTATTCCCATTGTACAAGCGATAAAGCGTGGGATAAACGATGATGGTTTATTGCAACGTTTTCAAATAATCGTTTGGCCCGATAACAATAAAGAATGCAAATGGATTGATAGAGCCCCCTTACAAGACGCCTATAAAGACTATGAAGAGGTGTTTCGTTCTTTTCGCGATAAACCGTTAGGCTCTCCTGAACAGCCGCGGGTGATACATTTTTCTCCCGAAGCACAAGAGGCATTTCGTGAATGGTGGGAAAATCTTCATAAAGAAGTGAGAGAGGATAATCTCTCTGAAACCTTACAATCCTATCTTTTAAAAATGCCAAAAACCATAGCAAGTCTTGCCTTAATCTTCGAACTTGTTGATGGTAATCGTTTTGAAGTAAGTTACCCTTATCTTTTTATGGCTTTGCATTGGTCAAAATATCTTTTAAGCCATGCGAAACGTCTTTATGCGGCGGATGATAGCTTAACAATAGAGCATGCAAATTTGCTTGTAGAGCGTTGTGAATACTTGCCTAGTGTCTTTACTGCTCGTGATATTCTCCAGCGTAACTGGACGCGTTTAAAAGACAAGGAAGCCATTAAAAAAGCTTTAGAGCTTTTATGCCGTTGCAACTATCTTCGTGAAATCTGTGAAGACAAGGCGCAAAAAGGCGGTCGTCCTACCATACGCTATGAATGGCATCCTTTGGTGAAAAATCAGAGAACACAACAATGA
- a CDS encoding DEAD/DEAH box helicase — MSQSLNSDNKQSSLRSLLQSYRQQATSNAKKGKIFESFVTKYLMHDPLHYGRYEKVQSYYEWAKEHEGWNKNDIGIDLVAKLRNRDGYVAIQCKFYKPDHQISKKDIDSFIAASGKDIFKYRLLVDSTEVNLSDNVNAMIKGQAIPVYRIDLRHMENSRIDWQIFATKKEVVLKSTKEPRPHQIEAIQKVCEGLQEADRGKLIMACGTGKTFTSLKIAEQIAGKGKRVLFLVPSLALVSQTIREWTADAQIPLHSFAVCSDTKVGKRRKNQDDIIEMETSDLALPATTDAQALAKEACENQADAMMVVFSTYHSIQVISDAQKDYGLPEFDLIICDEAHRTTGAVLGSDKRESEFVKVHDNSIVQGKKRLYMTATPRIFTDKLKRKADLSDAVLASMDNEDFYGKNLYTYTFSKALKDKLLAPYKVIVLAVDEAIINATIQKRLKDKNSELILDDTTKIIGCYKALAQIEKKDEDDDIKPMRRSLAFCKDIETSDKISRKFNQAIDEYHKFVPESKTSLNFEIEHIDGTFNGKDRNKLLDWLKEDTDENSCRILTNVRCLSEGVDVPSLDAVMFLHPRKSHVDIIQAVGRVMRRAPNKETGYIILPVGIPFNIPPAQALENNKKYDVIWQVLNALRAHDDHFKNKMKALELNQDIRHLFEVVGVTLNPALKAMTDVVDELSFHARSESAGLHIGSLARETSHEDNGQGELELDVYIDQFSRAIKPIIADKCTEPNQWGNWAGNVAEIAQNHIIRLKSLLADKKSEAYDAFNTFHKELKNGLNDSIEQEDALEMLAQHLVTRPIFESLFDGNEFVSKNAISQAMEKILAELDKMNIKEEAKDLEKFYNSVKEDTDGIIDAHAKQNLIIKLYEDFFTKAFKKTTDKLGIVYTPIEIVDFILHSVNDVLEQEFGKSLSTRGVSILDPFTGTGTFITRLLHSNLIKPEDMEYKFRHEIKANEIVLLAYYIAAINIEATYHSLMKGDYIPFEGICLTDTFLMLEEKDFFTHYMFENSERCKKQQETDIQVIVGNPPYSTGQRSENDNNANVEYETLDTSIRDTYALKSQATLKRNLYDSYIRAIRWASNRLSPQGGVVAYVSGNGWIDKTFADGMRKCLQNEYSSIYIINLRGDIRKNIKSKELSKEGENVFASGSQNGIAITLFVRNPKEKQSCKIYYHDIGNNLTTEKKLSILKFFGSIDGITRSEHGWKIITPDKHGDWINQRDDSFKTFLAIGVKKGHDKKLFETFSCGIVTSRDAWAYNSSRKILAKNMNNMIAFYNCEVKRFNKTYPRTDRKTHINAVNNFVNSDEKKISWSHNVKQDLLKGKHFKFEETCLAQSLYRPFTRQWLYYNRTFNERVYQMPRIFPMGKTVDNRVIQVTGTGTQSGFSVFMAKDVPNYHTMDTGQCFPRYFYEDVVASKDKNEKQSHLFANSTEESKAAGLQRRDAITDEGLAHFKAAYPNETITKDDIFYYVYGILHSEDYRARYADNLSKELPRIPCVKSTEDFWAFVNAGRELGNLHVNYETVEPYPVTFKKGNPKLKDISNPEKFYYVTEMKFAKIKNSKEKDKSTVIYNSNIIITDIPKEAYEYIVNGKSALEWVMGRQCVKTDKKSGIVNDANRYAVETVGNPAYPLELFQRVITVSLETMKIVKNLPNLELRETEET; from the coding sequence ATGTCTCAATCTCTCAATTCTGATAATAAACAATCCTCTTTACGCTCTCTCTTACAGTCTTATCGCCAACAGGCAACCTCAAATGCAAAAAAAGGAAAAATCTTTGAAAGTTTTGTGACGAAATATCTTATGCATGACCCGCTTCATTATGGGCGATATGAAAAGGTTCAGAGCTATTACGAGTGGGCTAAAGAACATGAGGGTTGGAATAAAAATGATATCGGCATTGATTTGGTTGCTAAACTCCGTAATCGAGATGGGTATGTAGCTATTCAATGTAAGTTTTATAAACCAGACCATCAGATCAGTAAAAAGGATATTGATAGCTTTATTGCTGCCTCTGGGAAAGATATCTTCAAATATCGCCTTCTGGTTGATAGCACTGAAGTGAATTTAAGTGACAATGTGAATGCAATGATTAAAGGACAAGCGATACCGGTTTATCGTATTGACCTTCGTCATATGGAAAACAGTCGTATAGACTGGCAAATCTTTGCAACAAAAAAAGAAGTCGTTCTTAAATCGACAAAAGAACCACGCCCCCATCAGATAGAAGCAATTCAGAAAGTCTGTGAGGGATTACAAGAAGCAGACCGTGGCAAGCTCATTATGGCGTGTGGGACGGGTAAAACATTTACAAGTCTTAAGATAGCAGAACAAATAGCCGGAAAAGGTAAGCGTGTTTTGTTTTTAGTGCCTTCTCTTGCATTAGTCTCGCAAACGATACGAGAATGGACAGCGGATGCACAAATTCCATTGCATTCCTTTGCTGTTTGTTCGGATACAAAAGTTGGCAAGCGTCGTAAAAATCAAGATGATATTATTGAAATGGAAACATCAGATCTTGCATTGCCTGCAACAACGGATGCACAAGCACTTGCCAAAGAAGCTTGTGAAAACCAAGCAGATGCAATGATGGTGGTATTTTCGACTTATCATTCGATACAAGTGATATCCGATGCACAAAAAGATTATGGATTACCCGAATTTGATCTGATCATCTGTGATGAAGCTCACCGTACAACGGGTGCTGTGTTGGGATCAGATAAAAGGGAATCTGAGTTTGTCAAAGTTCATGATAACAGCATTGTTCAGGGCAAAAAACGCCTCTATATGACCGCAACACCTCGTATCTTTACGGACAAGTTGAAAAGGAAAGCTGACTTATCTGATGCTGTTCTTGCCTCTATGGATAATGAAGATTTCTATGGCAAAAACCTTTACACTTATACCTTCTCAAAAGCTTTAAAAGATAAACTGTTAGCACCTTATAAGGTTATCGTTTTAGCTGTTGATGAAGCTATTATCAACGCAACGATTCAGAAACGCCTTAAAGATAAAAACTCTGAACTCATTCTTGATGATACAACAAAGATTATTGGTTGCTACAAAGCTCTTGCTCAAATAGAAAAGAAAGATGAAGATGATGATATAAAGCCCATGCGGCGTTCTCTGGCTTTTTGTAAAGATATCGAAACTTCTGACAAAATTAGCAGAAAATTCAATCAAGCGATTGATGAATATCATAAATTTGTTCCTGAAAGTAAAACCTCTCTTAATTTTGAAATTGAACATATTGACGGGACTTTTAATGGTAAGGACCGAAATAAATTACTTGATTGGCTTAAAGAAGACACCGATGAGAATAGCTGTCGTATCTTAACCAATGTAAGATGTTTGTCTGAGGGGGTGGATGTGCCTTCTCTTGATGCGGTAATGTTTTTACACCCGCGCAAAAGTCACGTGGATATTATACAAGCCGTGGGGCGCGTTATGCGTCGTGCCCCCAATAAGGAAACAGGCTATATTATTTTACCAGTAGGGATTCCCTTCAATATTCCACCAGCACAAGCTTTAGAAAACAATAAAAAATATGATGTCATTTGGCAAGTTCTTAATGCTTTACGCGCTCATGATGACCACTTTAAAAATAAAATGAAAGCCTTAGAGCTTAATCAAGATATTCGTCATTTGTTTGAGGTTGTGGGGGTAACTTTAAACCCTGCTTTAAAAGCAATGACGGATGTTGTTGATGAACTATCTTTTCACGCAAGATCTGAAAGTGCGGGGCTGCATATTGGTTCATTAGCCCGTGAAACGTCTCATGAAGATAACGGACAAGGAGAATTAGAACTAGATGTTTACATTGATCAATTCTCGCGTGCTATTAAACCAATCATTGCCGACAAATGTACGGAACCTAATCAGTGGGGAAACTGGGCGGGCAATGTAGCAGAGATTGCACAAAATCACATTATCCGTCTCAAAAGCTTGCTTGCTGATAAAAAGAGTGAAGCTTACGATGCCTTTAACACCTTTCATAAGGAATTAAAGAACGGTTTAAATGATAGTATCGAGCAAGAAGATGCTCTTGAGATGCTTGCACAACATCTTGTGACGCGTCCTATCTTTGAATCTTTGTTTGATGGCAATGAGTTTGTGAGTAAAAACGCCATTTCGCAAGCGATGGAAAAGATCTTAGCTGAACTGGATAAAATGAATATCAAAGAAGAAGCCAAAGATCTTGAGAAGTTTTATAATAGTGTGAAAGAAGATACGGATGGAATTATTGACGCGCACGCAAAACAAAATCTGATTATCAAGCTTTACGAAGATTTCTTTACTAAGGCATTTAAAAAGACAACCGATAAGCTTGGGATTGTTTATACACCGATTGAAATTGTCGACTTTATCTTACATTCCGTCAATGATGTGTTAGAGCAAGAGTTTGGAAAAAGTTTAAGCACTCGAGGTGTCTCTATCCTTGACCCCTTTACCGGTACCGGTACCTTTATCACACGGCTTTTACACTCTAATCTGATAAAACCAGAAGATATGGAATATAAGTTCCGTCATGAAATCAAAGCCAATGAGATTGTTCTCTTAGCTTATTACATAGCAGCGATTAATATTGAAGCAACCTATCATAGTCTTATGAAAGGAGATTATATCCCGTTTGAAGGGATTTGTTTAACTGATACGTTTTTGATGCTTGAAGAAAAGGACTTCTTTACACACTATATGTTTGAGAATTCGGAACGGTGTAAAAAACAACAGGAAACTGATATCCAAGTTATTGTTGGCAATCCCCCTTATTCAACAGGGCAAAGAAGTGAAAATGATAATAATGCGAATGTAGAATATGAAACACTTGATACAAGTATTAGAGATACATATGCTTTGAAATCTCAAGCAACATTAAAAAGAAATCTCTATGACAGCTATATTAGAGCCATTCGTTGGGCAAGTAATCGCTTAAGTCCGCAAGGTGGTGTCGTAGCTTATGTTTCTGGCAATGGATGGATAGATAAAACATTTGCCGATGGCATGCGAAAGTGCTTACAGAATGAATATTCTTCTATTTACATTATTAATCTTCGTGGTGATATTCGAAAAAACATAAAATCCAAAGAACTTTCAAAAGAAGGAGAAAATGTTTTTGCTTCAGGAAGCCAAAATGGAATAGCGATAACCCTTTTTGTGCGTAATCCAAAAGAAAAACAGTCCTGTAAGATTTATTATCATGACATTGGTAATAATCTCACGACGGAAAAGAAGCTGTCTATCCTCAAATTCTTTGGTAGTATTGATGGCATTACACGGAGTGAACACGGTTGGAAAATAATTACACCAGACAAGCATGGTGATTGGATAAATCAACGTGATGACAGCTTTAAAACATTCCTAGCTATAGGTGTTAAAAAGGGGCATGATAAAAAACTCTTTGAAACTTTTTCTTGCGGTATCGTAACCAGTCGTGATGCGTGGGCATATAACTCAAGTCGTAAAATTTTAGCAAAAAATATGAACAATATGATTGCTTTCTATAATTGCGAAGTAAAACGTTTTAATAAGACCTATCCACGTACTGACCGTAAAACACATATCAATGCCGTAAACAACTTTGTCAATTCGGATGAAAAGAAGATCAGTTGGAGCCATAATGTTAAACAGGATTTGCTGAAAGGAAAGCACTTCAAATTTGAAGAAACTTGCCTTGCGCAAAGTTTGTACCGCCCTTTCACACGACAATGGCTTTACTACAATCGTACTTTCAATGAAAGAGTTTATCAAATGCCGCGTATATTCCCTATGGGAAAAACGGTTGATAATAGGGTGATACAAGTTACAGGTACAGGAACTCAATCAGGATTTTCTGTTTTTATGGCTAAAGATGTACCTAATTATCACACGATGGATACTGGACAATGCTTTCCACGATATTTCTATGAAGATGTTGTGGCTTCAAAAGATAAGAACGAAAAACAATCCCATTTATTTGCAAATTCTACAGAGGAAAGCAAAGCAGCTGGTTTACAACGCCGTGATGCCATTACTGACGAAGGTTTAGCACATTTTAAGGCTGCTTATCCTAATGAAACCATAACGAAAGATGATATCTTCTATTATGTTTACGGGATCTTGCATTCTGAAGATTACCGTGCTCGCTATGCTGATAATCTCTCTAAAGAATTGCCTCGCATCCCTTGCGTAAAGAGCACTGAAGATTTCTGGGCATTTGTTAATGCGGGTCGTGAATTAGGCAATTTGCACGTTAATTATGAAACCGTAGAGCCTTATCCCGTGACCTTTAAAAAAGGCAATCCAAAACTGAAAGATATCTCTAATCCCGAAAAGTTTTATTACGTTACAGAAATGAAATTCGCAAAAATCAAAAATAGTAAGGAAAAGGATAAGTCTACAGTTATTTACAATAGCAATATCATAATAACAGATATACCTAAGGAAGCTTATGAGTATATCGTAAATGGTAAATCTGCTCTTGAATGGGTTATGGGGCGGCAATGTGTAAAGACTGATAAAAAGAGTGGCATTGTTAATGATGCCAATCGCTATGCGGTTGAGACCGTTGGCAATCCTGCTTATCCATTGGAATTGTTCCAAAGGGTTATTACAGTGAGTTTAGAAACAATGAAGATTGTTAAGAACCTACCAAATTTGGAATTAAGAGAAACTGAAGAGACTTAA